ttgtatatatgtatgttataataatgtaataagcGTAATAAGGtattaacacattatttttagGAGTGTTTAGCCGCTGGTATTGGTTTATAAAGatgctttaaatatttttaagtttgTCTATCACGTTTGTCTGATTTTGTAATCTTTAAGGTTGGCAGGTCTAAAACGGTATTGAAAACAACAAAAGTGATTGAGGTTATGTCTGTATATTGTACAATTAATCAACAGCAACACAGTTATTGAAATGGACCCAATTAGTACAAGCTTTTAATGACAACAGGCAAACACCTACACAGGCATTTACAGAGTCCAACTAGTAGTGCCAGCTAGGTCTTTTTGACTAATTTGTTGTTCGTTCCTCTCAGCGAGTGTTATCACAGTTGACATATGTTTGCATAAgcctttataaatgtttttgtaggTTCGTCAGTTTTCATAGTGAGCTTATATAGGTGTGGCTTTTTGAATGCTTTCCTTCTGTGAGTGACAATTAAGCTCTTTAATAAAATGTCCCACACTGTGTTCTCTAACAGTCAGCTGCATGTATAACAGGCAGTATTCTAATTAAGTGGTGTGtagtaagctttttttttttttttttttttttttcaggactaTTTTGACATTGTGAAGAATCCCATGGACTTGTCTACTATCAAACGGAAACTTGACACAGGCCAGTATCAGGAGCCGTGGCAGTATGTGGATGACATCTGGCTGATGTTCAACAACGCCTGGCTCTACAACCGTAAGACGTCGCGGGTCTATAAGTACTGCTCCAAACTGGCGGAGGTGTTTGAGCAGGAGATTGACCCTGTCATGCAGAGCCTTGGCTATTGCTGTGGGAGAAAAGTGAGTGTGTCATTTTCATTTATGATTATCTTTTTATAACCGTTTCCAAATACTTTGTGTTTTTCCTGAGTCACTAACACTTTTCCCCTCTTTTTCCCCCCCTTATAGCTGGAGTTTTCCCCTCAGACTCTCTGCTGCTATGGGAAGCAGCTATGCACTATACCACGAGATGCTGCTTACTTTAGTTACCAGAACAGGTAAGGGACATGGGTGAGACAGCTGCTGCAGCTGCcaccacactcacacatgcaTAATCCTAATTAGCCCAGTTGAAGTACAGCACCATAACAAGTTTATAGGCTCTGGTCGCTAAACTTGAAACAACTTAAATCTTTAAAATACCGAAAAATATACTACTAGTcactttttttccattaaaaggaatcATAATCACTAACTATGTGCAATATCTTTGTGATCTTGGCCATAAATGACTAAAATCAGTTCAAGAATAATGGAGGAATCCAGTTCAGAAATATTATTTTTGACAAGCATTTTGATTCAGTTTATTGAAACAGTTTGTTTTTAAGTTGagatgcaccaaaaaaaaaaaaaaaaaaaaaaaaaagagccatgGCTGAAGATTGAATACcggtaccaatttttttttttctttaaacaattTTTATTAATGTTGCCAAATTTGCATCATTGCATATACTGGagtctaaataaatgttttaaagtaaatCTAATTACAAAgctgtacaattaaaaaaaaattattgaacgCTTAACATTAACACCCCAGCAGGCGTATTCTGGTTTATTTTGGTTGCCCAATATTCAGTGTACCCTTAAAGTCATTTTGGGATATTGTTTTGCCTTAACATATCATTGTCATAAAAAATTCTGTGCATCTCAGAAATTGAggacagaatataaaatacttaatttttttgtaatgtaataCGATTAACGAAATAACCTTCCTTCTAAAATATCCACATTGTTTAGGGCAATAATTAAAATATTCAACCATCTTTGATGTTTTCCTCTTATTTTGCTTTTATAAAAGGAGTTGTGGGCAATATAATGTGGCTTTTTCACAAGAATTTTCAAAAGGAAAAATTAATTGTTTCATAGTGAAAAACAGATATGTAAAAAGTAACatcagttgaataaaaatgtaaaataggtGAAATATATTTACCCTCCATCAAGCCAGTGTTAAGTATAGTCAGGTTTGCACATCTGGAcactaattttattttaattttttaatctaTTGGATTGAGGTCTAGAATTTCTAAGGttctttttaaagattttttttttttttttttttctgaccatGATTCTGCTTTTAAAAGCAATAAAGGAGGGAACATGTAAGGGGTTGATTTACCTTTTGTAAAGGCCATTCACAAGGTTTTAATGATGTGATGTGTATTATCAGAGTCAGCttttaaagttgttgtttttttttcgtgtcaATAATATTCTGCATCCTTACAGTTACCCAACAGTCTTGCTCTTgctatgtgtgtttgtttaatgtGCTCATGTGTCTGTAAATGCTCCTCCTCCCCACCCCTGCCTCCCCCAGTAGTTGATTCTGCCCTTTGTAGCTGTGATTTACTCATTACACATGCAATCCGCTAATCTGTGCTTTGCTTTGGCTTTCTGCTTGTCTTGTCTGTCGTTTGTCTTCATGTCCATTTGTCCgttttctttcgtttttttttttctcccttcccAACACCTTTACCCTCCCTGCCATGCCTGTCATGTCTGCAATGGCCTGCTTTCACCTGACCAATCATGTCTACCATAACCACCCCCAACCCCTACCCCTTAAACCCTGCTCAAAACCTTGCATCATGATTGGCTCCCCTGGTGACGACCCTGTTCTGCGCTCCTCATCTGTGCCTACTTCCCTTTTGGCCTGCCCTGTCCTGCCTTGCCCTGCAATGATTGGTGTCTGCCTCATCATGGCCTCTCTGTGATTGGCTGTGGTGTTGGTGAATGGTGTAGTTCACCAAAATATGGGCTTCTTGCTGACAGGTACCACTTCTGTGAGAAGTGTTTCAATGAGATCCAGGGTGAGAGCGTGTCCTTGGGGGACGATCCATCCCAGCCTCAGACGTAAGTATCTCTGTCTCTCACGTGTGTGGATTTTGACATGTATTAGATAAATGGTCTAGTGAGCTATGTAAACTTATCTATTCAATGTAGATGTTGGTTTTTCCAAAATACTTTtggtcctttttttattttttttcaagggCAGTAATACAGAAAAGCACAATGTTTTTCTAAAGACTGTAAATAAATTCCACCAGTTGTTGAAATTCAAAATAACACATGTTTCAGGTCCATCACCAAGGAACAGTTTGAAAAGAAGAAGAATGACACACTTGACCCTGAGTTGTAAGTCATATCATTTCTAGTGTAAGCTCAGATGTTAGCTTTAAGATGCCGCTTGCATcattttcaatacatttttacCATGCTTTCCTTATTTAAAGCATCAGTGACTAACAGCATGTTACTTAGAtggctgaaatgagcttttattggAAAATATCatgcattttgttttttgtttttttcgcaGATTTGTGGAATGTTTGGACTGTGGACGGAAAATGCATCAGATCTGTGTTCTGCACCATGAGACTATTTGGCCATCAGGGTAAGTCTTCCCACCCAAACAGTCAGATTACTGCAGTTAGTGTTTTTTAAGTGGTTAAATGGTTTATCTAACCTGGTATATTATTTCCTCCTTCAGGTTTGTATGTAATGGGTGTCTGAAGAAGGCCAACAAGACCCGTAAAGAGAATAAATACGCTGCTAAAAGTATGTTCTTTACTTTTTGAGAGTATATAATTAAAGTGTAATGCATTAACATCCTTGACCGTGATGACTAAATGTTCCTTTGCTCATTCAGGGCTACCACCAACTAAACTCGGCATTTACTTGGAAAATCGAGTTAATGACTATGTGAAGCGCCAAAACCACCCGGAGGCGGGTGAAGTCACTATTCGTGTTGTCCATGTCTCTGATAAGGTGGTAGAAGTGAAACCAGGAATGAAAGCCAGGTAAAAGAATTGGGTTCTGACTTTCACTGTTTAGCCTCAAGTCTGGCATGAATTAATGAAAGATGCTAATGGtcagttgtgtgttttttttttttcctctcctcttcccttttctctcctcttctccctAGGTTTGTGGACACTGGTGAGATGGCAGAATCTTTTCCTTATAGATCAAAAGCGCTGTTTGCGTTTGAGGACATTGATGGTGCTGATGTCTGCTTCTTTGGCATGCATGTACAGGAATACGGCTCAGACTGTCCACCCCCAAATCAAAGGTCAGGCAGCGAAGACTTTGTTATAAGACTTTGTTATaagctttttttctcttcagaaTGTATCTAGAGGTTTCTGTGTCTCATGaatcctctctttttctttgatGCAGACGGGTATACATATCCTATCTGGACAGTGTTCACTTTTTTCAGCCACGCTGTATGAGAACAACAGTCTACCATGAAATTCTCATTGGGTATCTGGAATATGCCAAAAAACTAGGGTAAGTTTcagatgtatttcttttttttttttttttactaattttaatgTTCTAATGAAATGATTGGAGAACGAAAGCTGCCTGTTCATATTATAACGATTCATACTAAAGCTAGTCAGAAGCTAAAATACTGAATTAACTGTGGCTTCTCTTTCAGATTTACCACTGGCCATATTTGGGCCTGCCCTCCAAGTGAGGGTGACGACTACATCTTCCACTGTCATCCTACAGATCAGAGAATACCCAAACCTAAAAGGCTGCAAGAGTGGTATAAGAAAATGTTGGACAAAGCTGTTGCAGAACGTATTGTTCACGACTATAAGGTACATTTATTTAGTAGTCCTGGCAGTCAAATTTGCAGTGTACGATAAATGAACAAATTCATAATGCATACATTTCTATACATTACTTTTCAGGACATATTCAAGCAGGCAACAGAGGATCGTCTCACTAGCGCCAAGGAACTGCCCTACTTTGAGGGAGACTTTTGGCCCAATGTGCTTGAAGAGAGCATTAAGGAGCTGGAACAGGAGGAagaagagagaaaacgagaggaaAATAATACGTCGAGTGAAAGTGTAGATGTAAGTTAGAAGGATCTGTTTTTCCATGTGCTGTCTATAGATACAAATGAAGGAATCTGGTTCTAAAGCACATTTTTCTTACAGGCTACAAAGGGCGATAGCAAAAATGCCAAGAAAAAGAACAATAAGAAGACAAGCAAGAACAAGAGCAGTCTGAGCCGAGCCAACAAAAAGAAACCAGGAATGCCAAATGTGTCCAATGACTTGTCGCAGAAGCTCTATGCAACTATGGAGAAGCACAAAGAGGTGGGATGGGTTAAAATTTTGAAGTtgttaaatgtatttgtatagcaaAAAGCTTTGGTTCTAATTGTCCTTTCTGGACTTTCTGGAAGGTGTTCTTCGTTATCCGACTGAGTGCTGGACCCAACTCCAATGCTCTTCCACCCATTATTGACCCGGATCCCTTAATGGCATGTGACCTGATGGATGGAAGAGATGCTTTCTTGACACTGGCGCGGGACAAACATCTGGAATTCTCCTCACTAAGGCGCTCCAGATGGAGTTCGATGTGTATGTTGGTAGAGCTGCACAACCAGAGCCAAGATCGGTTTGTCTACACCTGTAATGAATGCAAACATCACGTTGAAACGCGTTTCCACTGTACTGTATGCGAGGTAAGAAATCGACCAATTTTTCTTTAGCAAAGAGCATTTCAAAATCAAAGTAGTGCATATTTTGTGTTATGTTATATACTAatctgaattatttttatttatttatttttccctttccATAGGACTATGACCTTTGCATTACTTGCTACAATACAAAAGGCCATGAGCACAAGATGGATAAGCTCGGTCTGGGCCTGGATGACGAGAGCAACAACCAAGCTGCAGCTTCCATGCAGAGTCCTGGAGACTCACGCCGCCTTAGCATCCAGCGTTGCATCCAGTCTCTTGTACATGCTTGCCAGTGCCGCAATGCCAACTGCTCACTTCCATCGTGTCAGAAGATGAAACGTGTGGTTCAGCACACCAAGGGCTGTAAGCGCAAGACGAATGGTGGTTGTCCTATCTGCAAGCAGCTGATTGCACTTTGCTGTTACCATGCTAAACACTGCCAAGAGAACAAGTGCCCTGTACCGTTCTGCCTCAACATCAAGCAGAAATTGcgtcagcagcagctccagcaccGGGTTCAGCAGGCTCAGATGCTACGGAGAAGGGTTGCCAGCATGAATAGAGCAGGACAACTGCAAATTGGTGGAAATGGAGGTCTACCATCACCTGGGAACAATGGAACTGCAGGTCCAGGCACTCCTACACCAAATTCTCAACCTCCAACACCACAGACACCAACTCAACAATGTCAACCTCTTGTACCCCAGCCTGGAGTTTCAGGAGGTTCGCAGCAGCTGGCAGGAATGGGTCAGCATCATCAGTTTCAGCAGATGCCTACAGGTGGAGGGATGATGAACTCGCCACAACAGCAGATGGTACAACAGCAGCAACCGCAGCCATCTCAGCAACAGCTGCAACATCCAAACAGCCTTCCTCCATATGTTCAAAGACCACAAGGCTCCTCTCCACTGTCTCAATCTGTAGGGAAACCAGGCATGGGCCCGAACAGCCTTCCTCAACAACCGACAAACCCAGGGCAAACAAACTTTCCTCCACAGCAGCCTCCCGGCCCCCCTCCTGCAGCCCTGGAAATGGCTTTAAAGATTCAGAGAGTAGCAGAGTCACAAAGGCAGATGGCCAAACAGAAGAGCCTACACATGAATCAGGGACCAGGGATGATGCCACCACATGCCATGCAGGGACCTCAGACTCAAAACCAGATGAGCATGAACCATCCAGGGGCGGGGATGGTGGGGGCTCAGGGAATGCCACCACAAGCGCAAACTGCTGTAGCCAGGGCAcagatggagcagcagcagcagggtatTGTAGGAGCAAGCATGCAGCAACAGGGAGGGCCACAAAACCAACTTcctcctcaagtgcagttgcctCAGCAAACTCCACAGGGTGGGGCTCAGCTTCAGCCTCCTCAGCCACAGCAGTGGGGGTCCCCTGGCATGCCCCATCAGCAGAGACCAGGAATGATGGGCCAGATGGGTCACCCGGGGATGGTTCCAGCTCAACAAATGCAGCAAGtttctcagcagcagcagcaactccctccacagcagcagcaacaaggGCATCCTGGAGTGATGGGAATGATGGCCGGTCCAGGAGGGGCTGCTGGTGCAGGGCCTGGCACTGGTGGTCTCTCTCAGAGTGCCTTGCAAGACCTCCTGAGAACTCTGCGATCCCCCAGTTCTCCccttcagcagcagcaggtccTGAACATACTGCGCTCAAATCCTCAGCTTATGGCAACTTTCATCAAGCAGCGTGCACCCAAGTATATTGGTAGGGGTGGTCCTGGAGGTGGAGGCCCTGGTCCAGCAGTCATGGATGGGCAGCAGGTTAATGCTGGAGTTGCCCCGCCTGGTATGCACATGGGACAAGGGCCAGGCATGGGACAAGGACCAGGCCTGGGCCAAATGAATCCActtcaacaacaacagcagcagcagcagcaagttGCACAGCGTTCCATGATGGGTGTAAATATGCAGCAGCAGCAACTGGCTGCTttgcaacaacaacagcagcagcaacagcagcagcaaggtGTTATGCCAGGCCAAGGGGCCAACATGTCAAATATCTCCCCTCAGTTCAGAGAATTGATGAGAAAACATttgcagcagcaacaacagcagcagcaacagcagcagcaacagcagcagatgaacCATAGTCAATTCCAGCACCCCCAGGCACAGCAGCAACATGGTTATCTTGGTCAGCCTGGAATGCCTCCTCAGCAACCTGGTCAACCACAAGCTGGTGGACTCCAGCAGCAGCAAGGAGGACCCCAACCTGGAATGCAACAGAATTACTCAGGACCTGTGTCCCATGTGGCAGCCACTCTGCAACAgagggtgcagcagcagcagctccagatgcagcatcagcagcaacaGAATGCTATGGGTGGGCTCCCAGTGGGTGACGGAGGTCCTGTAGGTGGTGGTtcgctccagcagcagcagctacagcCCCCTCAGGGTAGTTCCCAGCCTTCCCAGGCCATGCTCCAACAAGCAATGCACCAAAGGctccttcagcagcagcagcaacaccgAGGTGGTGGATCTCCTGCCCAGCACAACAATCCAATGAGCCCTCAGCAGCAGATGTCTCAGTCTCCGCATTTACAGGGTCAGCAGTTGCCGACTTCACTTAGCAACCAGGTGCGGTCGCCCCAGCCATCTCCACGGCCGCAGTCCCAGCCGCCCAACTCCAGTCCATCTCCTCGCTTGCAACCCCAGCCTTCTCCCCACCGCATCTCTCCCCAGACCCAGACGGGCTCCCCGCACCCCAGTCATCTTCCCCAGCACCACACTGGCATGGTGCCTCCGCCACATCCGCAACAGCCACAGCAGCCAcctcagcagcagcaggctgTGGACCAATCTCCATTTGGAGCAGACCAGAACGCCATGCTTTCACAGCTCGGTGGAATGGGGGCCCTGCATGGGCAAGGGACTAGTGACATGCTGGCTGGCAACAACCAGGACATGGGGACAAATATTAATCACAATTCATTAGATATAATGTAGCATTATAGTCCTTGGAGAACTGCTCTTGTTACCAGGAATGGGTCGCAGTTTTAGAATTTACCATTGCTATCATTATTagtgttatttaatattttttgaagtAAATGAAAAGAATACAACTTCCTATGGGAGATACTACATTAAATGctcaaattaataaattaaatgaatggtAAGTTATTGctgttaatatatacatatatattttttagccaATTGTGTTCAAAGGGTTTTGGGTTAAAGGTTGGGGAAAATTCTCCTTGGTATATGATATTTTTGGGGACGTCTGCcttttttatagatatttttaagattttagatGCATAGAATTAAAGAGGAAAACATGTAAACACAATAGAccttttttgttgtcttttccATACACGCTCAAGATTGTACCCATTTTTGAAAGTGTTAAAATCCAATCAGAAATGGTGGcggcggcggtggtggtggttatCGATTATTACTGTTGTATTTGTCATCATCTCGGTCAGCTTAAAATCCCTTCAGtgttcatgttttttctttttcagacacATAATAGCATATTCTGTTTGAGACAGCTGCAATTCACAaagaatatatttttgttaacagAATCAGGCTGAAGAAATGAATgaatttatatttcatattttcttttttgtaaaaaaattgcGGGTGGGTGGGCCTAGGGGGTTTTGTTGGGGTTAAGTGAagttgagtgtttgtgtgtttcctgATGACGGATTGCATGGGATATGTCTGTTCTCCTATGCATGTCACAGTTTTCCCACTTACATGAACCCTCTCCTGTGAATGTGTGCTCCATTCTCTGACTCTGTCCTTTTACGCTGGAACGGTAACGGAACTGTTGACACTACAGGTGTTCTATATACAGAGAACACAGTGCGGTGAATTCTGCCACGGAGACGACGTGGATAAATGTGATGAGGGAATGTGGATTTCTCAAAGAAGCAACCTTTAATGCCCTTTTGCTCTCTCACTGACTTTGTGCCCTCACTCCTCTTTGCCCAAGAAGGAACTATATCCCCTGAATTTTCCCTTTTCCCTGAGACTTTGATATTCAGAACTATTGGGCTTTCAATACTTCTTTTCCTACGGTATAAAGAAAAGTCTGGActacaatgctgtttttttttgttttttttcttgcttttttttcttttttaaataaatactatgTACATGGAAATGGACAGGCAGAAATAGACTTGTGAGAATTTTCTATTGCTGTTTCTTGTTGATTTAAGCTCTTAGGAGTTGTAGAACTTTAGGGCAGCTTAGAGCAAGCATGCTCAACCTTGAGATGAGATGTTTTGCCATAAGGCTGTTTGAATGGGGTGCGGGTCAGTACTTTTGCAGCTTTGTATATGTACAAAATTTTGAGGTTTTTCACTTGAACATGGTGGGTGTGTACTAACAAGCCAGTGCAGGCTTTGTTTGTCTCCAtgttgcacacaaacacactgtggaGGGCATCTACTGTGCAGTTTAGGGGAAAAAGAATTGGAGGACAGTTTCTGAATGAACGGGAAAGACCCTTATTCAAAcctattcaattttttttcttctttcccttCATAAAGTTAACCGGTAAAGGGGCGGGGAATGACCACGTGACATGAACAGTGGCAATATGGCTTGAgacttattttataaaaatgagaaatacttgtcttttatatatagatatattatttaatttaatttttggaaaataaaaaaaaaacttgaagcaACAGGAGTTGATAAATGacactttttctttcttattttttgtaaGATGTAATGGTGATGCAAAATGACACTGCTGTCATACCTTATACATCCCACTTAGGGACTGCTAAGAAATATCATGCCGTTTTAATGAAATGTCTTATACATGAATATATGGAAATATACAGAACTATTCACTGTACAAACCATGAAaactgaacagtttttttttgtttaaacagatACAGACTGGAAAAAACATGTGATTTGACCACTTTTCTCATGCTAACACTCTTGGTGCTTGCTGGCAGGAGCAAAAATATTTGATGCTCTGGTTTCGAtagttttcttttcttcttttttttaagttattctgGTCAGATTTTTTGCCAATTATTTAATTGTACATTAAAGTATGTTTGTACCAATGGAACTTACTGTGGCTTTTAGTTTGGTTTTACTTTGTTTAGAATTCTAATGAATGTTTAATACAGTCAGTCAATATGCTGCTAACAGAAACATCTGGCCTTTATCAGGAAAGGGTCATGAAAACCACTGTGATTTACCTGATGTATAATTAGCTGCTTTTGTATCAACCAATGGAAAAACACAAACCGTGCCATGATTTTCTCACATTTAACTTTATTACAATATAAAAGCACAAGTCTAACagataataattataatacaaatactgcaatttatttgtatagcatcaCACTACCATATCTGTTTTAAAGTGCAATGTTTTAGAGAAGCAAAAGAAACCACAGATAACTGGGTAATATATTAGGATATATACACTGTTTCATTTGCTTGGCTTCCATCAGTCATAAGAAAAGTACAAAAGAATCAGATCAGTCCCCAGAGA
This genomic stretch from Astyanax mexicanus isolate ESR-SI-001 chromosome 15, AstMex3_surface, whole genome shotgun sequence harbors:
- the ep300a gene encoding histone acetyltransferase p300 isoform X2 produces the protein MAENVLDSGPPSAKRPKLSSPALSASASDGNDFGSLLDLEHDLPDELISSSELGLANGGDLGQLHTSLGGGGMGVGMLGGVGPTGQDAAAKHKQLSELLRSGAPPVAAQQQGGGPAGASVGLLGSMKASQGPLGMAPQGQQHLSPQQASLMQQQQMAGMVGGMNRAMLGPQKGNGQQQPGGPTAQQQGMMAGQMMNGAPRMGYPNPGMGSNSNLLAETLQQQATGGQGGLRAQQPGVMNKMGMMTAGAGPYGGPYSQNAGQNLGGAGLAPQLMNKPGMPNNMVQFNLDKKPQPMPGMPAMGSQQSPAGGSGVGGAAGMVPNAQGGLGTASTAGVPPTADPEKRKLIQQQLVLLLHAHKCQRREQANGEVRQCNLPHCRTMKNVLNHMTHCQAGKSCQVAHCASSRQIISHWKNCTRHDCPVCLPLKNAGDKRNQQCESLLGSASVGLGTALGTTPGPHSAPNLNTPGQIDPSSIERAYAALGLTYQGNQAHSQPAQQTPRALNAMGGNPMGVNGAVGAQSQNQQSSLLQDTMLHLNMNSQNLMNDSSGVGNVGSMPVATPAAGPGMRKSWHEDITQDLRNHLVHKLVQAIFPTPDPAALKDRRMENLVAYARKVEGDMYESANSRAEYYHLLAEKIYKIQKELEEKRRTRLQKQSMIPTQPGMPPTGMQQGPTGIGQSGLLTGLPPNGPLPDPSMVRPTGPNQMVNRMQNPAGMNPFNQMQTMGQRSTPPLPHGAPLNQMGMGPARMTPPNVPQMQNQYMPPSQFPGSSPMMGTGSVGMAQPGTPGGMAQGPMSNPPSLPVGSPLAQPGSAGGVGSGASVGSLGSNGVVGMPPSSMPSQSMNLPHCPPVRQSSPSPARSRTPTPHLTPPPSLPGSQTPQPHTPSLPVAPGASQQQLSQPANSEKAMQLQQQQPLGGPPSAAPSSVVASQHPPTPLSQKGSLPVDGQAATPASVSSADASSQQAPSDNTATFEPKMEVKEEEEEEEDESMKGGRTGKKGDIKTEEKPEIKKEEALTEESKSTVMETSTAAGEDKKPEVKTEPKEEDAGAGSAGSKSETPSKKKIFKPEELRQALMPTLESLYRQDPESLPFRQPVDPSLLGIPDYFDIVKNPMDLSTIKRKLDTGQYQEPWQYVDDIWLMFNNAWLYNRKTSRVYKYCSKLAEVFEQEIDPVMQSLGYCCGRKLEFSPQTLCCYGKQLCTIPRDAAYFSYQNSSPKYGLLADRYHFCEKCFNEIQGESVSLGDDPSQPQTSITKEQFEKKKNDTLDPELFVECLDCGRKMHQICVLHHETIWPSGFVCNGCLKKANKTRKENKYAAKRLPPTKLGIYLENRVNDYVKRQNHPEAGEVTIRVVHVSDKVVEVKPGMKARFVDTGEMAESFPYRSKALFAFEDIDGADVCFFGMHVQEYGSDCPPPNQRRVYISYLDSVHFFQPRCMRTTVYHEILIGYLEYAKKLGFTTGHIWACPPSEGDDYIFHCHPTDQRIPKPKRLQEWYKKMLDKAVAERIVHDYKDIFKQATEDRLTSAKELPYFEGDFWPNVLEESIKELEQEEEERKREENNTSSESVDATKGDSKNAKKKNNKKTSKNKSSLSRANKKKPGMPNVSNDLSQKLYATMEKHKEVFFVIRLSAGPNSNALPPIIDPDPLMACDLMDGRDAFLTLARDKHLEFSSLRRSRWSSMCMLVELHNQSQDRFVYTCNECKHHVETRFHCTVCEDYDLCITCYNTKGHEHKMDKLGLGLDDESNNQAAASMQSPGDSRRLSIQRCIQSLVHACQCRNANCSLPSCQKMKRVVQHTKGCKRKTNGGCPICKQLIALCCYHAKHCQENKCPVPFCLNIKQKLRQQQLQHRVQQAQMLRRRVASMNRAGQLQIGGNGGLPSPGNNGTAGPGTPTPNSQPPTPQTPTQQCQPLVPQPGVSGGSQQLAGMGQHHQFQQMPTGGGMMNSPQQQMVQQQQPQPSQQQLQHPNSLPPYVQRPQGSSPLSQSVGKPGMGPNSLPQQPTNPGQTNFPPQQPPGPPPAALEMALKIQRVAESQRQMAKQKSLHMNQGPGMMPPHAMQGPQTQNQMSMNHPGAGMVGAQGMPPQAQTAVARAQMEQQQQGIVGASMQQQGGPQNQLPPQVQLPQQTPQGGAQLQPPQPQQWGSPGMPHQQRPGMMGQMGHPGMVPAQQMQQVSQQQQQLPPQQQQQGHPGVMGMMAGPGGAAGAGPGTGGLSQSALQDLLRTLRSPSSPLQQQQVLNILRSNPQLMATFIKQRAPKYIGRGGPGGGGPGPAVMDGQQVNAGVAPPGMHMGQGPGMGQGPGLGQMNPLQQQQQQQQQVAQRSMMGVNMQQQQLAALQQQQQQQQQQQGVMPGQGANMSNISPQFRELMRKHLQQQQQQQQQQQQQQQMNHSQFQHPQAQQQHGYLGQPGMPPQQPGQPQAGGLQQQQGGPQPGMQQNYSGPVSHVAATLQQRVQQQQLQMQHQQQQNAMGGLPVGDGGPVGGGSLQQQQLQPPQGSSQPSQAMLQQAMHQRLLQQQQQHRGGGSPAQHNNPMSPQQQMSQSPHLQGQQLPTSLSNQVRSPQPSPRPQSQPPNSSPSPRLQPQPSPHRISPQTQTGSPHPSHLPQHHTGMVPPPHPQQPQQPPQQQQAVDQSPFGADQNAMLSQLGGMGALHGQGTSDMLAGNNQDMGTNINHNSLDIM